The following proteins are encoded in a genomic region of Bradyrhizobium sp. SK17:
- a CDS encoding ABC transporter permease, whose amino-acid sequence MTAVNQQPSIGTTTRLSLRPTLLVPVLAVAFAALVGLALIAMIGVSVPNAIAAFIDGTVGSPYALAASLNRSSVFALVGFGFVLAHRANLTNVGGEGQIAVGGIAATAVALYGHVSGLPLGLAFILPMLAAVIAGALWGGIAAVLKVKSGTNEVISTLLLSFIGVWLLYWCVQSSALLRKPMTSSATLPESLEIPDETKLPLLTGDYSFPVHIGLPLTFILAVVVWVILSRTILGVWLRAVGLNPVAANRAGISYARTVIFALSAAGALGGLAGAMMLLGEQYTLKDGFSSGYGFDGLVAGLLSRGSVPGVIAASLLFGFMRSGGINMEMVAAVPTALVVVIQGLIVITLAGAALFIEKWEQR is encoded by the coding sequence ATGACCGCCGTCAACCAGCAGCCCTCGATCGGGACAACGACCCGGCTCTCGCTCCGGCCGACTTTGCTTGTGCCGGTGCTGGCCGTGGCGTTTGCCGCATTGGTCGGCCTTGCGCTGATCGCCATGATCGGCGTGTCGGTGCCGAACGCGATCGCGGCCTTCATCGACGGCACCGTCGGTTCGCCCTATGCGCTCGCGGCTTCGCTCAACCGAAGCTCGGTGTTCGCCCTGGTCGGCTTCGGCTTCGTGCTGGCACACCGCGCGAACCTGACCAATGTCGGCGGCGAGGGCCAGATCGCGGTTGGCGGCATCGCAGCGACAGCGGTTGCGCTCTACGGCCATGTCAGCGGCCTGCCGCTCGGACTGGCCTTCATCCTGCCGATGCTTGCGGCCGTGATCGCCGGCGCGCTCTGGGGCGGGATCGCCGCGGTGCTCAAGGTCAAGTCCGGTACCAACGAGGTGATTTCCACGCTGCTGCTGTCGTTTATTGGCGTCTGGCTACTCTATTGGTGCGTGCAGTCGTCGGCACTGTTGCGCAAGCCGATGACGAGTTCCGCGACATTGCCGGAGTCGTTGGAAATTCCTGACGAGACCAAGCTGCCGTTGCTGACCGGCGATTACTCCTTTCCGGTGCATATCGGATTGCCGCTGACGTTCATTCTCGCTGTTGTCGTCTGGGTCATTCTGTCCAGGACCATTCTCGGCGTGTGGCTGCGGGCTGTTGGTCTCAATCCGGTGGCGGCAAACCGCGCCGGGATCTCCTATGCACGGACCGTGATCTTTGCGCTTTCGGCCGCCGGCGCGCTTGGCGGACTTGCCGGCGCGATGATGCTGCTCGGCGAGCAGTATACGCTGAAGGACGGTTTTTCCTCCGGCTATGGCTTCGATGGCCTCGTTGCCGGGCTGTTGTCACGCGGTTCGGTGCCGGGCGTGATCGCGGCCTCATTGTTGTTCGGCTTCATGCGTTCCGGCGGCATCAACATGGAGATGGTCGCGGCGGTGCCGACCGCGCTCGTCGTCGTCATCCAGGGCCTGATCGTGATCACGCTGGCGGGTGCGGCGCTGTTCATCGAGAAATGGGAGCAGCGATGA
- a CDS encoding ABC transporter permease codes for MSWELFAVFLGSSIRLAAPLLLAGIGEMVSERAGVLNMSIEGLMLTSAFAAAVGAWATGNPLIGLLIAIVAVQPIALLQAVLSNSLRANQIVSGIGINILVLGATTLAYREIFGARSRAEIPGLAKVTPPLLGDIPVIGSAVFEQVWLLYAGIGLIVVTGLVLRYTSIGLAIHAAGAEPRAVDKSGLSVTRVRYACVHFAGFMASLAGAFLSIGDIHTFTEGMTRGAGYLAIASVIFGKWRIGGTTLACLLFGAATALQFQLPALGIAVPNALLIMLPYLLALLAVGGLVGRQMAPATLGEPYRR; via the coding sequence ATGAGTTGGGAGCTGTTCGCAGTCTTTCTGGGATCATCGATCCGGCTTGCCGCGCCGCTATTGCTGGCCGGCATCGGCGAGATGGTGAGCGAGCGCGCCGGTGTACTCAATATGAGCATCGAGGGCTTGATGCTGACGTCGGCCTTCGCCGCGGCCGTCGGCGCCTGGGCCACCGGAAATCCGCTGATCGGTCTGCTCATTGCGATCGTCGCGGTGCAGCCGATTGCGCTACTCCAGGCCGTGCTGAGCAATTCGCTGCGTGCCAACCAGATCGTCTCCGGCATCGGCATCAACATCCTGGTATTGGGCGCGACGACGCTGGCCTATCGCGAGATTTTCGGCGCGCGGTCGCGGGCCGAGATTCCAGGCCTTGCCAAGGTCACGCCGCCACTGCTCGGCGATATTCCGGTGATCGGCAGTGCGGTGTTCGAGCAGGTCTGGCTGCTCTATGCTGGGATCGGCCTGATCGTCGTAACGGGACTTGTGCTGCGCTATACCTCCATCGGCCTTGCGATCCATGCTGCCGGCGCCGAGCCGCGGGCAGTCGACAAGTCCGGCCTATCGGTGACGCGCGTGCGCTATGCTTGTGTCCATTTTGCGGGCTTCATGGCCTCGCTCGCCGGTGCGTTCCTCTCGATCGGCGACATTCACACCTTTACCGAGGGCATGACCCGCGGTGCCGGCTATCTGGCGATTGCTTCCGTCATCTTCGGCAAATGGCGGATCGGCGGAACCACGTTGGCCTGTTTGTTATTCGGTGCGGCAACAGCGCTTCAGTTCCAGCTTCCGGCGCTCGGGATCGCTGTTCCCAACGCGCTGCTGATCATGCTGCCGTATCTCTTGGCCTTGCTTGCTGTTGGCGGTCTCGTCGGCCGTCAGATGGCACCAGCAACGCTCGGCGAGCCGTACCGGCGCTAA